A window from Anoplolepis gracilipes chromosome 15, ASM4749672v1, whole genome shotgun sequence encodes these proteins:
- the LOC140673978 gene encoding uncharacterized protein isoform X4 has translation MLRPTTAALFTLVITTSVSQLTQELRSSNRDNDVILNISDEQKIQYLSQNIESDVYKYGYDVGPNGQFHHEVRGPDGITYGCYGYIDPFGHLKSTFYISDGWGYRVVRPGKEVELFLHEHEHHQAGDGHDHHEHHGVITPWRELYFPVVCAQYANTNVPPGAEIPIGSGSTIDSRPTGPPHKPGIPGTPAVPGIPGTSGYPGYPGFPETPGTTSTPGLPLQPGHPGKPGIPGTPGTPGEPGTPAYPVHPGTPGIPSIPSTPGLPLQPGHPGKPGIPSTPGTPGKPGTPAYPVHPGIPSIPGTPGLPLQPGHLGAPGIPGTPGIPGRPGIPGRPGTPTYPGHPGIIPGTPGTPGLPLQPAHPGTPGTPGTPGAPGRPGTPAYPGHPGIPGAPDTSGLPLQPGHPGTPGIPGTPSTPGLPSHPEYPDTPGTPGTPGTPGTPGKPPYPGHPGTPGISDIPDTPGLPLQPGHPGKPGTPGTPGTPGRPGTPSYPGHPGTPGTPGLPSQPGYPGAPGLPGTPGTPGRPGTPAYPGHPDAPGIPGTPGTPGLPLYPGYPGTPGTPGTPGTSGTPGKPPYPGHPGTPGIPDIPDTPGLPLQPGHPGKPGTPGTPGTPGRPGTPSYPGHPGTPGTPGLPSQPGYPGAPGLPGTPGTPGRPGTPAYPGHPGAPGIPGTPGTPGLPSHPGYPGAPGLPGTPGTPGRPGTPAYPGHPDAPGIPDIPDTPGLPLQPGYPGKPGTPGIPGTPGKPGTPSYPGHPETPGTPGLPSQPGYPGAPGLPGTPGTPGKPGTPSYPGYPETPGTPGLPSQPGYPGAPGLPGTPGTPGRPGTPSYPGHPGTPGTPGLPSHPGYPGAPGLPGTPGTSGIPSTPAYPGHPGAPGIPGTPGTPELPPQPGYPGTPDIPGTPGKPGTPVYPTHPGTPSIPSIPGLPPQSGHPGRSGTPGRPGHHGRPIKPGSPCALGKPGTSGKPGTPGKPGISEKPGISGKPGYPEIPDKPDTPGIPSSPTHLGISSTDKPVVPTKPVKPGCSGYPPHPGYPEYPEGPKGPEGPDGPIGGVGGIGGIGGIGDIGGVGGEGGVGPDGPDGPWPTGSPGPNGPWPGDPGYIYGVKATSRPSYTGSIKNQYPKIYPLETENYNPVTKYYSTNKTDSSYTGNTVKDIELTKLSHSTNTPLYTSHKQYKPQYETETIPSVYKKGETIYNADEINSLLQTGSTLPLQNGEDYQNIDLAKLTSRPYNSMAHFGLNQIRKPSKNDFKQFSVHDQDQYQKSVFYSSHNLQQLSSKGRLSKSGRQESVFNVNEQYNNSTDMDKKSIPKSFQSEGPFSVPEKQ, from the exons ATGCTGCGGCCAACCACCGCTGCTCTCTTCACCCTG GTGATTACTACATCCGTGTCGCAACTCACTCAGGAACTAAGAAGCAGTAATCGGGACAACGATGTGATTCTAAATATTAGCGATgaacaaaaaattcaatatttgagTCAAAATATTGAATCGG ATGTATACAAATATGGTTATGACGTTGGTCCAAATGGTCAATTCCACCATGAAGTACGTGGACCAGATGGTATCACTTACGGATGTTACGGCTACATTGATCCATTTGGTCATCTGAAATCGACGTTTTACATCAGTGATGGATGGGGTTATCGCGTCGTTCGACCCGGAAAGGAAGTGGAATTATTTCTTCACGAGCACGAACATCATCAAGCTGGAGACGGTCATGATCATCATGAGCATCACGGTGTGATTACACCGTGGAGAGAGTTATATTTTCCCGTAGTATGCGCGCAATATGCAAATACGAACGTTCCACCAGGTGCAGAAA TACCTATCGGAAGCGGATCAACGATAGATTCAAGACCGACTGGACCTCCACATAAGCCAGGTATACctg GAACACCTGCTGTCCCAGGCATACCAGGAACATCAGGTTATCCGGGGTATCCAGGATTTCCTGAAACCCCAGGCACAACGAGCACACCTGGATTACCACTGCAACCAGGACATCCTGGCAAGCCTGGAATACCTGGCACCCCAGGCACACCAGGAGAACCAGGAACGCCAGCTTATCCGGTGCATCCAGGAACTCCTGGCATTCCTAGCATACCGAGCACACCTGGATTACCACTGCAACCAGGACATCCCGGCAAGCCTGGAATACCTAGCACCCCAGGCACACCAGGAAAACCAGGAACGCCAGCTTATCCGGTGCATCCAGGAATTCCTAGCATTCCTGGCACACCTGGATTACCACTGCAACCAGGACATCTCGGCGCACCTGGAATACCCGGCACCCCAGGCATACCAGGAAGACCAGGCATACCAGGAAGACCAGGCACGCCAACTTATCCGGGTCATCCAGGAATTATTCCTGGCACACCAGGCACACCGGGATTACCACTGCAACCGGCACATCCTGGTACGCCTGGAACACCTGGCACTCCAGGCGCACCAGGAAGACCAGGCACACCAGCTTATCCGGGACATCCGGGCATTCCTGGCGCACCGGACACATCGGGATTACCACTGCAACCGGGACATCCTGGTACGCCTGGAATACCTGGTACACCGAGCACACCAGGATTGCCATCACATCCAGAATATCCCGACACGCCTGGAACACCTGGAACACCCGGTACCCCAGGTACGCCAGGAAAACCACCTTATCCAGGACATCCAGGAACTCCTGGCATTTCTGATATACCAGACACACCGGGATTACCACTGCAACCAGGACATCCCGGCAAGCCTGGAACACCTGGCACTCCAGGCACACCAGGAAGACCAGGCACACCGTCTTATCCGGGACATCCAGGAACACCTGGCACACCAGGATTGCCATCACAGCCAGGATATCCCGGTGCGCCTGGACTACCTGGCACTCCAGGCACACCAGGAAGACCGGGCACACCAGCTTATCCAGGGCATCCAGATGCACCTGGCATTCCTGGCACACCGGGCACACCGGGATTGCCACTATACCCAGGATATCCCGGTACACCTGGAACACCTGGAACACCCGGTACCTCAGGTACGCCAGGAAAACCACCTTATCCAGGACATCCAGGAACTCCTGGCATTCCTGATATACCAGACACACCGGGATTACCACTGCAACCAGGACATCCCGGCAAGCCTGGAACACCTGGCACTCCAGGCACACCAGGAAGACCAGGCACACCGTCTTATCCGGGACATCCAGGAACACCTGGCACACCAGGATTGCCATCACAGCCAGGATATCCCGGTGCGCCTGGACTACCTGGCACTCCAGGCACACCAGGAAGACCGGGCACACCAGCTTATCCAGGGCATCCAGGTGCACCTGGCATTCCTGGCACACCTGGCACACCAGGATTGCCATCACATCCAGGATATCCCGGTGCGCCTGGACTACCTGGCACTCCAGGCACACCAGGAAGACCGGGCACACCAGCTTATCCAGGGCATCCAGATGCACCTGGCATTCCTGATATACCAGACACACCGGGATTACCACTGCAACCAGGATATCCCGGCAAGCCTGGAACACCTGGCATTCCAGGCACACCAGGAAAACCAGGCACGCCGTCTTATCCGGGCCATCCAGAAACACCTGGCACACCAGGATTGCCATCACAGCCAGGATATCCCGGTGCGCCTGGACTACCTGGCACTCCAGGCACACCAGGAAAACCAGGCACACCGTCTTATCCGGGCTATCCAGAAACACCTGGCACACCAGGATTGCCATCACAGCCAGGATATCCCGGTGCGCCTGGACTACCTGGCACTCCAGGCACACCAGGAAGACCAGGCACACCGTCTTATCCGGGCCATCCAGGAACACCTGGCACACCGGGATTGCCATCACATCCAGGATATCCCGGTGCGCCTGGACTACCTGGCACTCCAGGCACATCAGGAATTCCGAGCACACCAGCTTATCCAGGGCATCCAGGTGCACCTGGCATTCCTGGCACACCGGGCACACCGGAATTACCACCGCAACCGGGATATCCTGGAACACCCGACATTCCAGGCACACCAGGGAAACCAGGCACACCGGTTTATCCGACACATCCAGGAACACCTAGCATTCCTAGCATACCGGGATTACCACCGCAATCAGGACATCCTGGTAGGTCCGGAACACCAG GCAGACCAGGACATCATGGAAGGCCCATAAAACCCGGTTCTCCATGCGCTTTAGGAAAGCCAGGTACATCAGGAAAGCCAGGCACACCAGGAAAACCAGGCATATCAGAAAAACCAGGCATATCAGGAAAACCAG GATATCCAGAAATTCCTGACAAACCAGATACACCAGGAATACCAAGTTCTCCAACACATCTCGGAATTTCAAGTACAGATAAACCAGTTGTTCCTACAAAACCTGTAAAACCTg GTTGTTCAGGTTATCCTCCTCATCCTGGTTATCCGGAGTATCCGGAGGGTCCAAAAGGTCCAGAAGGACCTGACGGTCCTATTGGCGGTGTAGGAGGTATTGGAGGTATAGGAGGTATCGGAGATATCGGAGGTGTAGGTGGTGAAGGAGGAGTTGGACCTGATGGACCTGATGGTCCATGGCCAACTGGTTCACCGGGTCCTAACGGACCCTGGCCTGGTGATCCAGGATATATATACGGAGTAAAAGCGACAAGTAGACCTTCGTACACAggatcaataaaaaatcaatatcctAAAATTTATCCACTTGAGACTGAGAATTATAATCctgttacaaaatattattctacaaACAAGACTGATTCTTCATACACAGGCAATActgtaaaagatattgaattaaCAAAGTTATCACATTCGACAAACACACCATTATATACAAGTCATAAACAGTACAAACCTCAATATGAGACCGAAACTATACCATCAGTCTATAAAAAAGGAGAAACCATTTACAATGCAGATGAGATTAATTCACTTTTGCAAACTGGCTCAACATTGCCGTTGCAAAACGGTGAAGATTATCAAAACATAGATTTAGCTAAGTTGACTTCAAGACCTTATAATTCTATGGCTCATTTTGGATTAAACCAAATAAGGAAACCATCGAAGAAtgatttcaaacaattttctGTGCACGATCAAGATCAATATCAGAAGTCGGTATTCTATTCGTCTCATAATTTGCAACAGCTATCTTCCAAAGGTCGATTGAGTAAATCAGGACGACAAGAAAGTGTGTTTAATGTGAACGAACAATACAATAATTCTACCGATAtggataaaaaatcaattcctAAATCTTTTCAGTCGGAGGGGCCCTTCAGTGTTCCGGAAAAGCAG TGA
- the LOC140673978 gene encoding uncharacterized protein isoform X2, producing MLRPTTAALFTLVITTSVSQLTQELRSSNRDNDVILNISDEQKIQYLSQNIESDVYKYGYDVGPNGQFHHEVRGPDGITYGCYGYIDPFGHLKSTFYISDGWGYRVVRPGKEVELFLHEHEHHQAGDGHDHHEHHGVITPWRELYFPVVCAQYANTNVPPGAEIPIGSGSTIDSRPTGPPHKPGTPAVPGIPGTSGYPGYPGFPETPGTTSTPGLPLQPGHPGKPGIPGTPGTPGEPGTPAYPVHPGTPGIPSIPSTPGLPLQPGHPGKPGIPSTPGTPGKPGTPAYPVHPGIPSIPGTPGLPLQPGHLGAPGIPGTPGIPGRPGIPGRPGTPTYPGHPGIIPGTPGTPGLPLQPAHPGTPGTPGTPGAPGRPGTPAYPGHPGIPGAPDTSGLPLQPGHPGTPGIPGTPSTPGLPSHPEYPDTPGTPGTPGTPGTPGKPPYPGHPGTPGISDIPDTPGLPLQPGHPGKPGTPGTPGTPGRPGTPSYPGHPGTPGTPGLPSQPGYPGAPGLPGTPGTPGRPGTPAYPGHPDAPGIPGTPGTPGLPLYPGYPGTPGTPGTPGTSGTPGKPPYPGHPGTPGIPDIPDTPGLPLQPGHPGKPGTPGTPGTPGRPGTPSYPGHPGTPGTPGLPSQPGYPGAPGLPGTPGTPGRPGTPAYPGHPGAPGIPGTPGTPGLPSHPGYPGAPGLPGTPGTPGRPGTPAYPGHPDAPGIPDIPDTPGLPLQPGYPGKPGTPGIPGTPGKPGTPSYPGHPETPGTPGLPSQPGYPGAPGLPGTPGTPGKPGTPSYPGYPETPGTPGLPSQPGYPGAPGLPGTPGTPGRPGTPSYPGHPGTPGTPGLPSHPGYPGAPGLPGTPGTSGIPSTPAYPGHPGAPGIPGTPGTPELPPQPGYPGTPDIPGTPGKPGTPVYPTHPGTPSIPSIPGLPPQSGHPGRSGTPGRPGHHGRPIKPGSPCALGKPGTSGKPGTPGKPGISEKPGISGKPGYPEIPDKPDTPGIPSSPTHLGISSTDKPVVPTKPVKPGCSGYPPHPGYPEYPEGPKGPEGPDGPIGGVGGIGGIGGIGDIGGVGGEGGVGPDGPDGPWPTGSPGPNGPWPGDPGYIYGVKATSRPSYTGSIKNQYPKIYPLETENYNPVTKYYSTNKTDSSYTGNTVKDIELTKLSHSTNTPLYTSHKQYKPQYETETIPSVYKKGETIYNADEINSLLQTGSTLPLQNGEDYQNIDLAKLTSRPYNSMAHFGLNQIRKPSKNDFKQFSVHDQDQYQKSVFYSSHNLQQLSSKGRLSKSGRQESVFNVNEQYNNSTDMDKKSIPKSFQSEGPFSVPEKQVNARLEQSFQANPGLDAIGVQPPNSINVKPFSLPIGPDPQACPCYLIESNNNTNISANTTPIPPVIGQVGFIPVIFVPYCPGDETDSSKMKVMFPSVTPVPYACSACGTQDGNFGIKIDVNQLGNIDYLKQALSQANLGFLNVPVKSGAVRRRSRGRKTE from the exons ATGCTGCGGCCAACCACCGCTGCTCTCTTCACCCTG GTGATTACTACATCCGTGTCGCAACTCACTCAGGAACTAAGAAGCAGTAATCGGGACAACGATGTGATTCTAAATATTAGCGATgaacaaaaaattcaatatttgagTCAAAATATTGAATCGG ATGTATACAAATATGGTTATGACGTTGGTCCAAATGGTCAATTCCACCATGAAGTACGTGGACCAGATGGTATCACTTACGGATGTTACGGCTACATTGATCCATTTGGTCATCTGAAATCGACGTTTTACATCAGTGATGGATGGGGTTATCGCGTCGTTCGACCCGGAAAGGAAGTGGAATTATTTCTTCACGAGCACGAACATCATCAAGCTGGAGACGGTCATGATCATCATGAGCATCACGGTGTGATTACACCGTGGAGAGAGTTATATTTTCCCGTAGTATGCGCGCAATATGCAAATACGAACGTTCCACCAGGTGCAGAAA TACCTATCGGAAGCGGATCAACGATAGATTCAAGACCGACTGGACCTCCACATAAGCCAG GAACACCTGCTGTCCCAGGCATACCAGGAACATCAGGTTATCCGGGGTATCCAGGATTTCCTGAAACCCCAGGCACAACGAGCACACCTGGATTACCACTGCAACCAGGACATCCTGGCAAGCCTGGAATACCTGGCACCCCAGGCACACCAGGAGAACCAGGAACGCCAGCTTATCCGGTGCATCCAGGAACTCCTGGCATTCCTAGCATACCGAGCACACCTGGATTACCACTGCAACCAGGACATCCCGGCAAGCCTGGAATACCTAGCACCCCAGGCACACCAGGAAAACCAGGAACGCCAGCTTATCCGGTGCATCCAGGAATTCCTAGCATTCCTGGCACACCTGGATTACCACTGCAACCAGGACATCTCGGCGCACCTGGAATACCCGGCACCCCAGGCATACCAGGAAGACCAGGCATACCAGGAAGACCAGGCACGCCAACTTATCCGGGTCATCCAGGAATTATTCCTGGCACACCAGGCACACCGGGATTACCACTGCAACCGGCACATCCTGGTACGCCTGGAACACCTGGCACTCCAGGCGCACCAGGAAGACCAGGCACACCAGCTTATCCGGGACATCCGGGCATTCCTGGCGCACCGGACACATCGGGATTACCACTGCAACCGGGACATCCTGGTACGCCTGGAATACCTGGTACACCGAGCACACCAGGATTGCCATCACATCCAGAATATCCCGACACGCCTGGAACACCTGGAACACCCGGTACCCCAGGTACGCCAGGAAAACCACCTTATCCAGGACATCCAGGAACTCCTGGCATTTCTGATATACCAGACACACCGGGATTACCACTGCAACCAGGACATCCCGGCAAGCCTGGAACACCTGGCACTCCAGGCACACCAGGAAGACCAGGCACACCGTCTTATCCGGGACATCCAGGAACACCTGGCACACCAGGATTGCCATCACAGCCAGGATATCCCGGTGCGCCTGGACTACCTGGCACTCCAGGCACACCAGGAAGACCGGGCACACCAGCTTATCCAGGGCATCCAGATGCACCTGGCATTCCTGGCACACCGGGCACACCGGGATTGCCACTATACCCAGGATATCCCGGTACACCTGGAACACCTGGAACACCCGGTACCTCAGGTACGCCAGGAAAACCACCTTATCCAGGACATCCAGGAACTCCTGGCATTCCTGATATACCAGACACACCGGGATTACCACTGCAACCAGGACATCCCGGCAAGCCTGGAACACCTGGCACTCCAGGCACACCAGGAAGACCAGGCACACCGTCTTATCCGGGACATCCAGGAACACCTGGCACACCAGGATTGCCATCACAGCCAGGATATCCCGGTGCGCCTGGACTACCTGGCACTCCAGGCACACCAGGAAGACCGGGCACACCAGCTTATCCAGGGCATCCAGGTGCACCTGGCATTCCTGGCACACCTGGCACACCAGGATTGCCATCACATCCAGGATATCCCGGTGCGCCTGGACTACCTGGCACTCCAGGCACACCAGGAAGACCGGGCACACCAGCTTATCCAGGGCATCCAGATGCACCTGGCATTCCTGATATACCAGACACACCGGGATTACCACTGCAACCAGGATATCCCGGCAAGCCTGGAACACCTGGCATTCCAGGCACACCAGGAAAACCAGGCACGCCGTCTTATCCGGGCCATCCAGAAACACCTGGCACACCAGGATTGCCATCACAGCCAGGATATCCCGGTGCGCCTGGACTACCTGGCACTCCAGGCACACCAGGAAAACCAGGCACACCGTCTTATCCGGGCTATCCAGAAACACCTGGCACACCAGGATTGCCATCACAGCCAGGATATCCCGGTGCGCCTGGACTACCTGGCACTCCAGGCACACCAGGAAGACCAGGCACACCGTCTTATCCGGGCCATCCAGGAACACCTGGCACACCGGGATTGCCATCACATCCAGGATATCCCGGTGCGCCTGGACTACCTGGCACTCCAGGCACATCAGGAATTCCGAGCACACCAGCTTATCCAGGGCATCCAGGTGCACCTGGCATTCCTGGCACACCGGGCACACCGGAATTACCACCGCAACCGGGATATCCTGGAACACCCGACATTCCAGGCACACCAGGGAAACCAGGCACACCGGTTTATCCGACACATCCAGGAACACCTAGCATTCCTAGCATACCGGGATTACCACCGCAATCAGGACATCCTGGTAGGTCCGGAACACCAG GCAGACCAGGACATCATGGAAGGCCCATAAAACCCGGTTCTCCATGCGCTTTAGGAAAGCCAGGTACATCAGGAAAGCCAGGCACACCAGGAAAACCAGGCATATCAGAAAAACCAGGCATATCAGGAAAACCAG GATATCCAGAAATTCCTGACAAACCAGATACACCAGGAATACCAAGTTCTCCAACACATCTCGGAATTTCAAGTACAGATAAACCAGTTGTTCCTACAAAACCTGTAAAACCTg GTTGTTCAGGTTATCCTCCTCATCCTGGTTATCCGGAGTATCCGGAGGGTCCAAAAGGTCCAGAAGGACCTGACGGTCCTATTGGCGGTGTAGGAGGTATTGGAGGTATAGGAGGTATCGGAGATATCGGAGGTGTAGGTGGTGAAGGAGGAGTTGGACCTGATGGACCTGATGGTCCATGGCCAACTGGTTCACCGGGTCCTAACGGACCCTGGCCTGGTGATCCAGGATATATATACGGAGTAAAAGCGACAAGTAGACCTTCGTACACAggatcaataaaaaatcaatatcctAAAATTTATCCACTTGAGACTGAGAATTATAATCctgttacaaaatattattctacaaACAAGACTGATTCTTCATACACAGGCAATActgtaaaagatattgaattaaCAAAGTTATCACATTCGACAAACACACCATTATATACAAGTCATAAACAGTACAAACCTCAATATGAGACCGAAACTATACCATCAGTCTATAAAAAAGGAGAAACCATTTACAATGCAGATGAGATTAATTCACTTTTGCAAACTGGCTCAACATTGCCGTTGCAAAACGGTGAAGATTATCAAAACATAGATTTAGCTAAGTTGACTTCAAGACCTTATAATTCTATGGCTCATTTTGGATTAAACCAAATAAGGAAACCATCGAAGAAtgatttcaaacaattttctGTGCACGATCAAGATCAATATCAGAAGTCGGTATTCTATTCGTCTCATAATTTGCAACAGCTATCTTCCAAAGGTCGATTGAGTAAATCAGGACGACAAGAAAGTGTGTTTAATGTGAACGAACAATACAATAATTCTACCGATAtggataaaaaatcaattcctAAATCTTTTCAGTCGGAGGGGCCCTTCAGTGTTCCGGAAAAGCAGGTAAATGCACGTCTTGAACAGTCATTCCAGGCGAATCCCGGCCTCGACGCTATTGGGGTTCAGCCACCCAACTCCATAAATGTCAAGCCCTTTTCGTTACCTATAGGGCCAGACCCGCAAGCATGTCCTTGTTATTTAATCGAgtcgaataataatacaaacatATCAGCCAACACGACTCCCATCCCTCCCGTCATTGGTCAGGTCGGATTCATTCCTGTTATCTTCGTACCATATTGTCCCGGTGATGAAACGGATAGCAGTAAGATGAAAGTCATGTTCCCTTCCGTTACCCCCGTTCCATATGCATGCAGCGCATGTGGCACACAAGATGGCAATTTCGGAATAAAAATCGATGTAAACCAGCTTGGCAATATTGATTATCTCAAACAGGCGTTAAGTCAAGCCAATCTTGGCTTTTTGAATGTTCCAGTGAAGAGCGGTGCCGTACGAAGGAGGAGCAGGGGCAGGAAAACGGAATGA